A window of Cellulomonas fimi contains these coding sequences:
- a CDS encoding histidine kinase N-terminal 7TM domain-containing diguanylate cyclase, which produces MPTLVETVSLLAAVVATATGILVARRRRSSPLALPLAIMMFGASLWASARALLHVAEDSVPATVALHYLVFPGAAAVAGATFWYLAVLSGRRLSGRARALLLVHPALLVVALVLDPVHEWFLRVHADGTTVTVGAGPLYWVHTAYCYALVAAGIVLGLGAMVRAVPGHRRVFGVAVLAATIPTLGNVLTTLVAARSENLHLTPAFLLVSAAIWWWVERFGGHSTVVPVTTRQVLEVIDDAVLVLDPRGRVIDANPAARSLVGVPGGGGLDAAADAPWRSYLDGDPARRDRGTLTTASGTVLDVRVTPMTDAAGRAAGTVVVLRDVTELERLRAELVDQATRDGLTGLLNRRALGQRLADAVDEAGRTGRPLSMVLVDVDHFKAVNDSHGHAVGDAVLVAVGHELAVATGPGETAARLGGEEFVLLLPGATAREAALRADDVRTRCAGLRVPTDREPVRVTLSAGVATLTPGATADDMLRAADDAMYVAKDAGRDQVVGASDPSVSSTRSP; this is translated from the coding sequence GTGCCCACCCTCGTCGAGACCGTCTCGCTGCTCGCCGCCGTCGTGGCGACCGCGACGGGGATCCTCGTCGCGCGCCGGCGCCGGTCCTCCCCGCTCGCCCTCCCTCTCGCGATCATGATGTTCGGCGCCTCGCTGTGGGCCTCGGCCCGCGCGCTGCTGCACGTCGCCGAGGATTCCGTGCCCGCGACCGTCGCGCTGCACTACCTCGTGTTCCCGGGCGCGGCCGCGGTCGCCGGGGCGACCTTCTGGTACCTCGCGGTGCTGTCCGGCCGGCGGCTGTCGGGGCGTGCCCGGGCGCTGCTGCTCGTCCACCCCGCGCTCCTCGTCGTGGCGCTCGTGCTCGACCCGGTGCACGAGTGGTTCCTGCGCGTGCACGCCGACGGCACGACGGTCACGGTCGGTGCGGGCCCGCTCTACTGGGTGCACACCGCCTACTGCTACGCGCTGGTCGCGGCGGGCATCGTCCTGGGCCTCGGCGCCATGGTGCGCGCGGTGCCCGGGCACCGGCGGGTGTTCGGTGTGGCCGTGCTCGCCGCCACGATCCCCACGCTCGGCAACGTCCTCACGACGCTCGTCGCGGCGCGGTCGGAGAACCTGCACCTCACGCCCGCCTTCCTGCTGGTGAGCGCGGCGATCTGGTGGTGGGTCGAACGGTTCGGCGGGCACAGCACGGTGGTGCCGGTGACTACCCGGCAGGTGCTCGAGGTGATCGACGACGCCGTCCTCGTGCTCGACCCGCGCGGCCGCGTGATCGACGCGAACCCGGCGGCCCGCTCGCTCGTCGGCGTCCCGGGCGGTGGGGGCCTCGACGCCGCCGCCGACGCCCCGTGGCGGTCCTACCTCGACGGCGACCCCGCGCGGCGCGACCGGGGCACGCTGACGACGGCGAGCGGGACGGTGCTCGACGTGCGCGTGACGCCGATGACGGACGCGGCGGGCCGCGCGGCGGGCACGGTGGTGGTGCTGCGCGACGTCACCGAGCTGGAACGCCTGCGGGCGGAGCTCGTCGACCAGGCGACGCGCGACGGTCTCACCGGCCTGCTCAACCGGCGGGCGCTCGGGCAACGGCTCGCGGACGCCGTCGACGAGGCGGGCCGGACGGGCCGTCCGCTCAGCATGGTGCTCGTCGACGTCGACCACTTCAAGGCGGTCAACGACTCGCACGGGCACGCCGTCGGGGACGCGGTGCTCGTCGCGGTCGGCCACGAGCTGGCCGTGGCCACCGGGCCCGGGGAGACGGCCGCCCGGCTCGGCGGCGAGGAGTTCGTCCTGCTCCTGCCCGGCGCCACGGCCCGCGAGGCGGCGCTCCGGGCCGACGACGTGCGCACCCGGTGCGCAGGGCTCCGTGTGCCGACGGATCGCGAGCCCGTCCGGGTGACGCTGAGCGCGGGCGTCGCGACGCTGACGCCCGGGGCGACGGCCGACGACATGCTCCGCGCCGCCGACGACGCGATGTACGTCGCGAAGGACGCGGGCCGCGACCAGGTCGTCGGTGCGAGCGACCCGTCGGTCTCGTCGACCCGGTCGCCGTGA
- a CDS encoding DNA polymerase IV — protein MGTDAAWVLHVDLDQFVAAVEVLRRPELAGRQVVVGGRGDPTERGVVSTASYEAREHGVRSGMPLRIAARKLPDGVFLPVDAPEYEAVSERVMATLRSLDVVVEVLGWDEAFLGARTDDPEALARRAQEAVFRETRLHCSVGIGDNKVRAKIATEHGKPAGVFRLTAENWFDVMGDRPTIDLWGVGTKVSKRLAALGVTTVRELADSSVDALVAEFGPRMGVWYHDLGHGLGPATVDDTPWVPRGHSRETTFQQNLTTPEQAREAVLALAREVVQDTAQDGRPVVRVALKVRYAPFVTTTMSRKLPAPTTDGAAVVEAAATLAEKIEDREIRLLGVRAEMAAPGDADPVERTPVRGRI, from the coding sequence ATGGGCACGGATGCCGCCTGGGTGCTGCACGTCGACCTCGACCAGTTCGTCGCGGCGGTCGAGGTGCTGCGGCGCCCGGAGCTCGCGGGTCGGCAGGTCGTCGTCGGCGGGCGCGGCGACCCCACCGAGCGGGGCGTGGTCTCGACCGCGTCGTACGAGGCGCGCGAGCACGGCGTGCGGTCCGGGATGCCGCTGCGGATCGCGGCGCGCAAGCTGCCCGACGGCGTGTTCCTCCCCGTCGACGCACCCGAGTACGAGGCGGTGTCCGAGCGCGTCATGGCGACGCTCCGGTCGCTCGACGTCGTCGTCGAGGTGCTCGGCTGGGACGAGGCGTTCCTCGGGGCCCGGACGGACGACCCCGAGGCGCTGGCCCGCCGCGCGCAGGAGGCGGTGTTCCGCGAGACGCGGCTGCACTGCTCGGTGGGCATCGGCGACAACAAGGTCCGCGCGAAGATCGCGACCGAGCACGGCAAGCCGGCGGGCGTCTTCCGGCTGACCGCGGAGAACTGGTTCGACGTCATGGGCGACCGCCCGACGATCGACCTGTGGGGCGTGGGCACGAAGGTGTCCAAGCGGCTCGCCGCGCTGGGCGTCACGACCGTGCGCGAGCTCGCGGACTCGTCCGTCGACGCGCTCGTCGCCGAGTTCGGGCCGCGCATGGGCGTCTGGTACCACGACCTCGGGCACGGCCTCGGCCCGGCGACCGTCGACGACACCCCGTGGGTGCCGCGCGGCCACAGCCGGGAGACGACGTTCCAGCAGAACCTCACGACGCCCGAGCAGGCGCGCGAGGCGGTGCTGGCGCTCGCGCGCGAGGTCGTCCAGGACACCGCGCAGGACGGGCGACCCGTCGTGCGCGTCGCGCTCAAGGTGCGCTACGCGCCGTTCGTCACGACGACCATGAGTCGCAAGCTCCCCGCCCCCACGACGGACGGTGCCGCGGTCGTCGAGGCTGCCGCGACCCTGGCCGAGAAGATCGAGGACCGCGAGATCCGGCTGCTCGGCGTCCGCGCGGAGATGGCCGCGCCCGGCGACGCCGACCCCGTCGAGCGCACGCCCGTCCGCGGCCGGATCTGA
- a CDS encoding carbohydrate ABC transporter permease produces the protein MTAQTLVTTTPGQVPVRRRRRFLGRGGEDRPSWGATITLLVCSIAVFLPLYATLTMAFKTTAQSVDGQVFSLPSPFSVDGFVEAWRLTNFPRGFAISVFVTAVTVVGTVVLASFAAYAIARNWDRKFFRFSFFYLLAAMFLPFPVLALSQVKLTGMVGLANPVGVALLHVMFQLSFSVLLFTAFIRGLPEELEESARLDGATTWMVFRHIVFPMMAPMSATVAIFAFLASWNDFMMPSLITADSTLQTLPVLQSVFQTQFSSNYNVAFASYLMAMAPAIIVYLFTQRWVMAGVTQGAIK, from the coding sequence ATGACTGCCCAGACGCTCGTCACCACGACCCCCGGCCAGGTGCCCGTCCGCCGGCGCCGGCGCTTCCTCGGCCGCGGCGGGGAGGACCGCCCGAGCTGGGGCGCCACGATCACCCTGCTCGTCTGCTCGATCGCCGTGTTCCTGCCGCTCTACGCGACACTCACCATGGCGTTCAAGACGACCGCGCAGTCCGTCGACGGCCAGGTGTTCTCGCTGCCGTCGCCGTTCAGCGTCGACGGGTTCGTCGAGGCGTGGCGGCTCACCAACTTCCCGCGCGGCTTCGCGATCTCCGTGTTCGTCACCGCCGTCACCGTCGTCGGCACCGTCGTGCTCGCGTCGTTCGCCGCCTACGCCATCGCCCGCAACTGGGACCGGAAGTTCTTCCGCTTCTCGTTCTTCTACCTGCTCGCGGCGATGTTCCTGCCGTTCCCCGTGCTGGCCCTCTCGCAGGTCAAGCTCACCGGCATGGTCGGGCTCGCGAACCCCGTGGGCGTCGCGCTGCTGCACGTCATGTTCCAGCTGTCGTTCAGCGTGCTGCTGTTCACCGCGTTCATCCGCGGCCTGCCCGAGGAGCTCGAGGAGAGCGCGCGCCTCGACGGCGCCACCACCTGGATGGTGTTCCGGCACATCGTCTTCCCGATGATGGCGCCCATGAGCGCGACCGTCGCGATCTTCGCGTTCCTCGCCTCGTGGAACGACTTCATGATGCCGTCGCTCATCACCGCCGACTCGACCCTGCAGACGCTGCCGGTGCTGCAGAGCGTCTTCCAGACGCAGTTCAGCAGCAACTACAACGTCGCGTTCGCGTCCTACCTCATGGCGATGGCGCCCGCGATCATCGTCTACCTCTTCACCCAGCGCTGGGTCATGGCCGGCGTCACGCAGGGGGCGATCAAGTAG
- a CDS encoding carbohydrate ABC transporter permease, which produces MATAAATRPRRSDVAPPRPPTSKDRPRVNRTFYLFLVPALVLFTLSITLPAIMGITLSFTDSVGFGEFQFTGITNYLALFSDPAIRSSYAFTIGFALVTVILVNVVAFLLAVGLTAKIRAKIALRAVFVLPMVISGIVIAYVFNFLFSNSVPQLGQAVGITALEQSLLANPDLAWVTIVIVTAWQAIPSALLIYIAGILSIPGEVYEAAAMDGATPVRRLLSITLPLVAGYVVINMVIGFKNFLNAYDIIVGLTNGGPGTATRSVAMTIFTGFTGGDYAYQMANATIFFLIAVVLAVVQLRLTRGRNAF; this is translated from the coding sequence ATGGCCACCGCAGCCGCGACCCGGCCGCGCCGGAGCGACGTCGCTCCCCCGCGCCCGCCGACCTCGAAGGACCGCCCGCGGGTCAACCGGACGTTCTACCTGTTCCTCGTGCCCGCGCTCGTGCTGTTCACGCTCTCGATCACCCTCCCGGCGATCATGGGCATCACCCTGAGCTTCACCGACTCCGTCGGGTTCGGGGAGTTCCAGTTCACCGGGATCACCAACTACCTGGCGCTGTTCTCCGACCCGGCGATCCGCAGCTCGTACGCGTTCACCATCGGCTTCGCGCTCGTCACCGTGATCCTGGTCAACGTCGTCGCGTTCCTCCTCGCGGTCGGGCTCACCGCGAAGATCCGCGCCAAGATCGCGCTGCGCGCGGTGTTCGTCCTGCCCATGGTCATCTCGGGCATCGTCATCGCGTACGTCTTCAACTTCCTGTTCTCGAACTCCGTGCCGCAGCTCGGGCAGGCGGTCGGGATCACGGCCCTCGAGCAGAGCCTGCTCGCCAACCCGGACCTCGCCTGGGTGACCATCGTCATCGTCACCGCGTGGCAGGCGATCCCGAGCGCGCTGCTCATCTACATCGCGGGCATCCTGTCGATCCCGGGCGAGGTGTACGAGGCCGCCGCCATGGACGGCGCGACGCCGGTCCGGCGACTGCTGTCGATCACGCTCCCGCTCGTCGCGGGGTACGTCGTCATCAACATGGTGATCGGCTTCAAGAACTTCCTGAACGCCTACGACATCATCGTCGGCCTCACCAACGGCGGCCCCGGCACCGCGACCCGCAGCGTCGCCATGACGATCTTCACCGGCTTCACCGGCGGCGACTACGCCTACCAGATGGCCAACGCGACGATCTTCTTCCTCATCGCCGTCGTGCTCGCCGTCGTCCAGCTGCGCCTGACCCGCGGAAGGAACGCGTTCTGA
- a CDS encoding ABC transporter substrate-binding protein: MPTSRTARPPAPQPPPDPGATPVPSLASRDLSRRAFLRGVGAVGAGLALGACARGAGGSSTTEIVFFQSKPEVIGYFDDLIEQFHESQSRVRVRHDATSNLAGSFVRESPPDIGCLNYNFEISRYVERGVLSDLADMPEAARIRPDLQPLIDVTATYPDRTSVIPYSLMAAAVLYNRTIFAEHDLTPPTTWDELMTVCDTLTEAGVTPIYGTYKDPWTIAQGPFDYSVGGRLDTTRFFNQLKRQGTNVGPDSPVSFEKQFLEPVEQMQQLLPYDNPNAASRGYGDGNLAFASGEAAMYLQGPWAIGEIAKTNPDLDVGAFPLPMTRDPDDRKVRVNIDLALWIPEGSRKKEAAREFLAFLMQPEVIDAYNAHALGFGVTTDAAPVTNPTLVELQEYYDRSAFYLGASQLVPQSIPLQNYTQSLAAGADPEPVLRTLDADWRRLAFRS, encoded by the coding sequence GTGCCCACGTCCAGGACCGCACGACCGCCCGCACCGCAGCCACCGCCCGACCCGGGCGCCACCCCCGTCCCGTCGCTCGCGTCACGCGACCTGTCCCGACGTGCGTTCCTGCGCGGCGTCGGCGCGGTCGGCGCGGGCCTCGCGCTGGGGGCGTGCGCTCGCGGGGCGGGCGGGTCGAGCACCACCGAGATCGTATTCTTCCAGTCGAAGCCCGAGGTCATCGGCTACTTCGACGACCTCATCGAGCAGTTCCACGAGTCGCAGAGCCGCGTGCGCGTGCGGCACGACGCCACGTCCAACCTCGCCGGGTCGTTCGTGCGCGAGTCGCCGCCCGACATCGGCTGCCTCAACTACAACTTCGAGATCTCGCGCTACGTCGAGCGCGGCGTGCTGAGCGACCTCGCCGACATGCCCGAGGCGGCGCGCATCCGTCCGGACCTCCAGCCGCTCATCGACGTGACGGCCACCTACCCGGACCGCACGAGCGTCATCCCGTACTCGCTCATGGCCGCGGCCGTGCTCTACAACCGCACGATCTTCGCGGAGCACGACCTCACGCCGCCGACGACCTGGGACGAGCTCATGACGGTGTGCGACACGCTGACCGAGGCGGGCGTGACGCCGATCTACGGCACGTACAAGGACCCGTGGACGATCGCACAGGGGCCGTTCGACTACTCGGTCGGCGGCCGGCTCGACACCACGCGCTTCTTCAACCAGCTCAAGCGCCAGGGCACGAACGTCGGGCCCGACTCGCCCGTGTCGTTCGAGAAGCAGTTCCTCGAGCCCGTCGAGCAGATGCAGCAGCTCCTCCCCTACGACAACCCGAACGCGGCGAGCCGCGGCTACGGGGACGGCAACCTCGCGTTCGCGAGCGGCGAGGCGGCGATGTACCTGCAGGGGCCGTGGGCCATCGGGGAGATCGCGAAGACGAACCCGGACCTCGACGTCGGCGCGTTCCCCCTGCCCATGACGCGCGACCCGGACGACCGCAAGGTGCGGGTCAACATCGACCTCGCGCTGTGGATCCCCGAGGGGTCGCGCAAGAAGGAGGCGGCGCGCGAGTTCCTCGCGTTCCTCATGCAGCCCGAGGTCATCGACGCCTACAACGCGCACGCGCTCGGCTTCGGCGTCACGACCGACGCCGCGCCCGTCACGAACCCGACGCTCGTCGAGCTCCAGGAGTACTACGACCGCTCCGCGTTCTACCTGGGCGCCTCGCAGCTCGTCCCGCAGTCGATCCCGCTGCAGAACTACACGCAGTCGCTCGCGGCCGGCGCCGACCCCGAGCCCGTGCTGCGCACGCTCGACGCCGACTGGCGGCGTCTGGCCTTCCGCTCCTGA
- a CDS encoding glycoside hydrolase family 13 protein produces the protein MTSMTVLGNVAAGLPEKDATWWRQAVVYQIYPRSFADSNGDGIGDLPGITARVPYLRELGVDAVWLSPFYPSALADGGYDVDDYRDVDPRIGTLAQFDEMRAALHAAGIRVVVDIVPNHTSNRHVWFQEALASPPGSRARERYVFRRGLGEHGELPPSDWTSTFGGPAWHPAGDGDWYLHLFAPEQPDLNWADDEVRQEFLTTLRFWADRGVDGFRIDVAHALAKDMAEPLPTQADLDADIWGGAHPLEDRDEVHDIYREWRRLFDEYDPPRTAVAEAWVPAHRRSRYASPEGLGQAFNFDLLEASWDAASFASIIDKNLELARESGASSTWVLSNHDVVRHATRYGLPDGTDLAAWLLTDGTDPAPDEERGRRRARAATLLTLALPGSAYLYQGEELGLPEVADLPADVLQDPTFFRSGGEQKGRDGCRVPLPWASHGPTLGFGDERAHLPVPASFARFAVDRQEADDASTLAFYRRALAARRRLQTTETLTWLTNVPATVVAFARPGGWASITNFGTTSVPMPAGQVVVSSSPLDGDHVPAETTVWLRLADAPVD, from the coding sequence ATGACCTCGATGACCGTGCTCGGGAACGTGGCGGCGGGACTGCCGGAGAAGGACGCCACGTGGTGGCGGCAGGCGGTCGTCTACCAGATCTACCCGCGCAGCTTCGCCGACTCGAACGGCGACGGGATCGGCGACCTGCCGGGCATCACGGCCCGGGTCCCCTACCTGCGCGAGCTGGGCGTCGACGCGGTGTGGCTCAGCCCGTTCTACCCGTCCGCGCTCGCCGACGGCGGCTACGACGTCGACGACTACCGCGACGTCGACCCCCGCATCGGCACGCTCGCGCAGTTCGACGAGATGCGCGCCGCGCTGCACGCCGCGGGCATCCGCGTCGTCGTCGACATCGTCCCCAACCACACCTCGAACCGGCACGTCTGGTTCCAGGAGGCGCTCGCGTCGCCGCCCGGGTCGCGTGCCCGCGAGCGCTACGTCTTCCGCCGCGGCCTCGGCGAGCACGGCGAGCTGCCGCCGAGCGACTGGACGTCGACGTTCGGCGGCCCCGCCTGGCACCCCGCGGGCGACGGCGACTGGTACCTGCACCTGTTCGCGCCCGAGCAGCCCGACCTCAACTGGGCCGACGACGAGGTGCGCCAGGAGTTCCTCACGACGCTGCGCTTCTGGGCCGACCGGGGCGTGGACGGCTTCCGGATCGACGTCGCGCACGCGCTCGCGAAGGACATGGCCGAGCCGCTGCCGACGCAGGCCGACCTCGACGCCGACATCTGGGGCGGCGCGCACCCGCTCGAGGACCGCGACGAGGTGCACGACATCTACCGCGAGTGGCGCCGCCTGTTCGACGAGTACGACCCGCCGCGCACCGCGGTCGCCGAGGCGTGGGTGCCCGCGCACCGCCGCTCGCGGTACGCCTCCCCCGAGGGGCTCGGCCAGGCGTTCAACTTCGACCTGCTCGAGGCGTCCTGGGACGCCGCGTCGTTCGCGTCGATCATCGACAAGAACCTCGAGCTGGCGCGCGAGTCGGGCGCGTCGTCGACGTGGGTGCTGTCCAACCACGACGTCGTGCGGCACGCGACCCGCTACGGCCTGCCCGACGGGACCGACCTGGCCGCGTGGCTGCTGACCGACGGCACCGACCCCGCGCCGGACGAGGAGCGGGGCCGTCGCCGCGCCCGCGCCGCGACCCTCCTGACCCTCGCCCTGCCCGGCTCGGCGTATCTCTACCAGGGCGAGGAGCTCGGGCTGCCCGAGGTCGCCGACCTGCCCGCCGACGTGCTGCAGGACCCGACGTTCTTCCGCTCCGGCGGTGAGCAGAAGGGCCGCGACGGCTGCCGCGTGCCGCTGCCGTGGGCGTCGCACGGCCCGACGCTCGGGTTCGGCGACGAGCGCGCGCACCTGCCGGTGCCGGCGTCGTTCGCGCGGTTCGCCGTGGACCGCCAGGAGGCCGACGACGCGTCGACCCTCGCGTTCTACCGGCGGGCGCTCGCCGCACGGCGGCGCCTGCAGACCACCGAGACGCTCACCTGGCTCACCAACGTCCCCGCCACGGTCGTCGCCTTCGCGCGGCCCGGCGGCTGGGCGTCGATCACGAACTTCGGCACCACGAGCGTGCCGATGCCCGCCGGGCAGGTCGTCGTGTCGAGCTCCCCGCTCGACGGCGACCACGTCCCCGCGGAGACGACGGTCTGGCTCCGGCTCGCGGACGCGCCGGTCGACTGA
- a CDS encoding ROK family transcriptional regulator, which produces METVPVSTRRLREVSTRLVLDHVWDAEEVTGTALIEATGLSRATVHDVCDELIAQGWVVELESQRAAGDPRRGRPARRYAFDARAGVVVGVDAGQHRVCATVTDLRGEALARTELPVAAVDGTAEHRLVLVEQAALDALAAAGAAPRSVLAVAVGVPAPVDRDGRTAFQDNPFWARMNPDIGGHLRARQGWTTITDNDANLAAVAEHWRGHGRDARCHVTLLAGERFGAGVVDDGRLLRGAHGGVGEMRYLDLVEGVGSADGIAAIVRDDARAQLHRLDGHAGSVLQDLDPAVLDAESVFAAARDEDPLAVSVLEHTGALLARVVATFASIYDPERVIIAGAVADSCEPLLALVRHELDRYLDPPGIQVLASDLGGDVVSVGAVKRALDHVRAHALEIEPATLR; this is translated from the coding sequence GTGGAGACGGTCCCGGTCTCGACGAGGCGGCTGCGCGAGGTCAGCACGCGCCTCGTGCTCGACCACGTGTGGGACGCCGAGGAGGTCACCGGCACGGCGTTGATCGAGGCCACGGGCCTGTCGCGCGCGACCGTGCACGACGTCTGCGACGAGCTCATCGCGCAGGGCTGGGTCGTCGAGCTCGAGAGCCAGCGGGCCGCCGGGGATCCGAGGCGTGGACGCCCGGCGCGCCGGTACGCGTTCGACGCGCGCGCCGGGGTCGTCGTCGGCGTCGACGCGGGCCAGCACCGCGTGTGCGCGACCGTGACCGACCTGCGCGGCGAGGCGCTCGCACGCACCGAGCTGCCGGTGGCGGCCGTCGACGGCACGGCGGAGCACCGCCTGGTGCTCGTCGAGCAGGCCGCGCTCGACGCGCTCGCCGCCGCCGGTGCGGCCCCCCGCAGCGTGCTCGCGGTCGCGGTGGGTGTGCCCGCGCCCGTCGACCGCGACGGTCGGACCGCCTTCCAGGACAACCCGTTCTGGGCGCGCATGAACCCCGACATCGGCGGCCACCTGCGTGCGCGGCAGGGCTGGACGACGATCACCGACAACGACGCCAACCTCGCGGCCGTCGCCGAGCACTGGCGCGGGCACGGCCGCGACGCGCGCTGCCACGTCACGCTGCTCGCGGGCGAGCGGTTCGGCGCGGGCGTGGTCGACGACGGACGGCTCCTGCGCGGCGCGCACGGGGGTGTCGGCGAGATGCGCTACCTCGACCTCGTCGAGGGTGTCGGGTCCGCCGACGGCATCGCCGCGATCGTCCGGGACGACGCCCGCGCACAGCTCCACCGGCTCGACGGTCACGCCGGCTCCGTCCTGCAGGACCTCGACCCCGCGGTGCTCGACGCCGAGAGCGTCTTCGCCGCCGCACGCGACGAGGACCCGCTCGCGGTGAGCGTGCTCGAGCACACCGGTGCGCTGCTCGCGCGCGTCGTCGCGACCTTCGCGAGCATCTACGACCCCGAGCGCGTCATCATCGCGGGTGCCGTCGCGGACTCGTGCGAGCCGTTGCTCGCCCTCGTGCGGCACGAGCTCGACCGCTACCTCGACCCGCCGGGGATCCAGGTGCTCGCATCCGACCTCGGGGGTGACGTCGTGTCGGTGGGCGCGGTCAAGCGCGCGCTCGACCACGTGCGCGCGCACGCGCTCGAGATCGAGCCGGCGACGTTGCGCTGA
- a CDS encoding gluconokinase: MTGIALPGSGAVPRVVVMGVSGSGKSTVGWLLARRLDVAFVDADGLHPPANVAKMTAGEPLTDADRLPWLRAVAAELAAAPAGAVVACSALRRRYRDVLRDGAPGVTFVHLDGSRDVLAARLAARLDHFMPASLLDSQLATLEPLDADEAGVVLDVGETPDRLAEATARRVTVAA, translated from the coding sequence GTGACCGGGATCGCGCTCCCGGGCAGCGGCGCCGTCCCGCGGGTCGTCGTCATGGGCGTCTCGGGCTCGGGCAAGTCGACCGTCGGGTGGCTGCTCGCGCGACGGCTCGACGTCGCGTTCGTCGACGCGGACGGCCTGCACCCGCCGGCCAACGTCGCGAAGATGACCGCCGGCGAGCCCTTGACGGACGCCGACCGGCTGCCGTGGCTGAGGGCGGTGGCGGCCGAGCTCGCCGCGGCCCCGGCCGGTGCGGTCGTCGCGTGCTCGGCGCTGCGCCGCCGGTACCGGGACGTCCTGCGCGACGGAGCCCCCGGCGTCACGTTCGTGCACCTCGACGGCAGCCGTGACGTGCTCGCCGCGCGGCTCGCGGCACGGCTCGACCACTTCATGCCCGCGTCGCTGCTCGACTCGCAGCTCGCGACGCTCGAACCGCTGGACGCGGACGAGGCGGGCGTGGTGCTCGACGTCGGCGAGACGCCCGACCGGCTCGCGGAGGCGACCGCCCGCCGGGTGACGGTCGCTGCCTAG
- the manD gene encoding D-mannonate dehydratase ManD, which translates to MQIVAADVIVTSPDRNFVTLKITTDEGLTGLGDATLNGRELAVVAYLKEHVAPLLIGRDPHRIEDTWQFLYRSAYWRRGPVTMAAIAAVDMALWDIKGKAAGMPVYQLLGGASRTGLLAYGHASGKDLPELFDSIRAHQEQGYKAIRVQTGVPGLKSIYGIASNATFEANTGVRYDHEPAQRGARPTEEDWDTRSYLRHVPTVFEAVRNEFGPEVPLLHDGHHRMTPIQAARLAKSLEPYDLFWLEDCTPAENQEALRLVRQHSTTPLAIGEIFNTVWDYQQIIREQLIDYVRSAVTHTGGISHLRRVLDHAAQYQIKSGMHGPTDVSPVGMAAAMHLGLSIHNFGIQEYMQHGARTNAVFQQSFTFADGMLHPGDQPGLGVDLDVDEAGKYPYETAYLPYNRLADGTVHDW; encoded by the coding sequence ATGCAGATCGTCGCCGCCGACGTCATCGTCACCAGCCCCGACCGCAACTTCGTCACGCTGAAGATCACGACCGACGAGGGCCTCACGGGCCTCGGGGACGCGACGCTCAACGGGCGCGAGCTCGCCGTCGTCGCGTACCTGAAGGAGCACGTCGCGCCGCTGCTGATCGGGCGCGACCCGCACCGCATCGAGGACACGTGGCAGTTCCTCTACCGCTCGGCGTACTGGCGGCGCGGTCCCGTCACGATGGCCGCGATCGCGGCCGTCGACATGGCGCTGTGGGACATCAAGGGCAAGGCCGCCGGCATGCCCGTCTACCAGCTCCTCGGCGGTGCGTCGCGCACCGGGCTGCTCGCGTACGGGCACGCGTCGGGCAAGGACCTGCCCGAGCTGTTCGACTCGATCCGCGCGCACCAGGAGCAGGGCTACAAGGCGATCCGCGTCCAGACGGGTGTGCCGGGCCTGAAGTCGATCTACGGCATCGCGTCGAACGCGACGTTCGAGGCCAACACCGGCGTCCGCTACGACCACGAGCCCGCGCAGCGCGGCGCGCGCCCGACCGAGGAGGACTGGGACACGCGCTCGTACCTGCGGCACGTGCCGACGGTGTTCGAGGCGGTCCGCAACGAGTTCGGGCCCGAGGTCCCCCTGCTGCACGACGGGCACCACCGCATGACGCCGATCCAGGCCGCGAGGCTCGCGAAGTCGCTCGAGCCGTACGACCTGTTCTGGCTCGAGGACTGCACGCCGGCCGAGAACCAGGAGGCGCTGCGGCTGGTCCGCCAGCACTCGACCACGCCGCTCGCGATCGGCGAGATCTTCAACACCGTCTGGGACTACCAGCAGATCATCCGCGAGCAGCTCATCGACTACGTCCGGTCCGCCGTGACGCACACGGGCGGCATCTCGCACCTGCGTCGCGTCCTCGACCACGCCGCGCAGTACCAGATCAAGTCCGGCATGCACGGGCCGACCGACGTGTCCCCCGTCGGCATGGCGGCCGCGATGCACCTGGGGCTGTCGATCCACAACTTCGGTATCCAGGAGTACATGCAGCACGGCGCCCGGACGAACGCGGTGTTCCAGCAGTCGTTCACGTTCGCCGACGGGATGCTGCACCCCGGCGACCAGCCCGGGCTCGGCGTCGACCTCGACGTCGACGAGGCCGGGAAGTACCCGTACGAGACGGCGTACCTGCCCTACAACCGGCTCGCCGACGGCACGGTGCACGACTGGTGA